In Gymnogyps californianus isolate 813 chromosome 29, ASM1813914v2, whole genome shotgun sequence, the following are encoded in one genomic region:
- the LOC127026907 gene encoding scale keratin-like, giving the protein MASDWRRMQAGSVGLARRRQGLGRREPRAPSTASSSPRSPAPHKSAAFGQRWHPPLLPRSAQDKGKWAQLSRTKMSCYDLCPPKTGVAVPQPIAESCNELCARQCPDSTAFIQPPPVVVTFPGPILSSFPQQAVVGSSGAPAFGGSLGLGGLYGAGATQGSGGLCTFGRPYASPACSPCVLPRYSKKLWDTCGPC; this is encoded by the exons ATGGCCAGTGACTGGAGGCGGATGCAGGCCGGCTCCGTTGGGCTGGCGA ggaggaggcaggggctCGGCCGCCGCGAGCCACGTGCCCCCAGCACGGCCAGCTCCTCCCCACGCTCGCCGGCCCCGCATAAAAGCGCTGCCTTCGGCCAGCGCTGGCATCCGCCACTCCTGCCTCGCTCTGCTCAGGACAAGGGTAAGTGG GCTCAGCTCTCTCGCACAAAGATGTCTTGCTACGACCTGTGCCCACCAAAAACCGGCGTCGCCGTCCCCCAGCCCATCGCCGAGAGCTGCAACGAGCTGTGCGCCCGCCAGTGCCCCGACTCGACGGCCTTCATCCAGCCGCCCCCCGTCGTCGTCACCTtccccggccccatcctcagctccttcccccagcaagCCGTGGTGGGCTCCTCCGGAGCCCCCGCCTTtgggggctccctggggctggggggcctCTACGGCGCCGGGGCCACGCAGGGCTCGGGCGGCCTCTGCACCTTTGGCAGACCCTACGCTTCTCCCGCCTGCAGCCCTTGCGTCTTGCCCCGCTACAGCAAGAAGCTCTGGGACACCTGTGGGCCCTGCTAG
- the LOC127026868 gene encoding scale keratin-like, protein MSCYDLCPPKTSVVAVPQPIAESCNELCARQCPDSTAFIQPPPVVVTFPGPILSSFPQQAVVGSSGAPAFGGSLGLGGLYGAGATQGSGGLCTFGRPYASPACSPCVLPRYGKKLWDTCGPC, encoded by the coding sequence ATGTCTTGCTACGACCTGTGCCCACCAAAAACCAGCGTCGTCGCCGTCCCCCAGCCCATCGCCGAGAGCTGCAACGAGCTGTGCGCCCGCCAGTGCCCCGACTCGACGGCCTTCATCCAGCCGCCCCCCGTCGTCGTCACCTtccccggccccatcctcagctccttcccccagcaagCCGTGGTGGGCTCCTCCGGAGCCCCCGCCTTtgggggctccctggggctggggggcctCTACGGCGCCGGGGCCACGCAGGGCTCGGGCGGCCTCTGCACCTTTGGCAGACCCTACGCTTCTCCCGCCTGCAGCCCTTGCGTCTTGCCCCGCTACGGCAAGAAGCTCTGGGACACCTGTGGGCCCTGCTag
- the LOC127026908 gene encoding scale keratin-like translates to MASDWRRMQAGSVGLARRRQGLGRREPRAPSTASSSPRSPAPHKSAAFGQRWHPPLLPRSAQDKGKWAQLSRTKMSCYDLCPPKTGVAVPQPIAESCNELCARQCPDSTALIQPPPVVVTFPGPILSSFPQQAVVGSSGAPAFGGSLGLGGLYGAGATQGSGGLCTFGRPYASPACSPCVLPRYSKKLWDTCGPC, encoded by the exons ATGGCCAGTGACTGGAGGCGGATGCAGGCCGGCTCCGTTGGGCTGGCGA ggaggaggcaggggctCGGCCGCCGCGAGCCACGTGCCCCCAGCACGGCCAGCTCCTCCCCACGCTCGCCGGCCCCGCATAAAAGCGCTGCCTTCGGCCAGCGCTGGCATCCGCCACTCCTGCCTCGCTCTGCTCAGGACAAGGGTAAGTGG GCTCAGCTCTCTCGCACAAAGATGTCTTGCTACGACCTGTGCCCACCAAAAACCGGCGTCGCCGTCCCCCAGCCCATCGCCGAGAGCTGCAACGAGCTGTGCGCCCGCCAGTGCCCCGACTCGACGGCCCTCATCCAGCCGCCCCCCGTCGTCGTCACCTtccccggccccatcctcagctccttcccccagcaagCCGTGGTGGGCTCCTCCGGAGCCCCCGCCTTtgggggctccctggggctggggggcctCTACGGCGCCGGGGCCACGCAGGGCTCGGGCGGCCTCTGCACCTTTGGCAGACCCTACGCTTCTCCCGCCTGCAGCCCTTGCGTCTTGCCCCGCTACAGCAAGAAGCTCTGGGACACCTGTGGGCCCTGCTAG
- the LOC127026870 gene encoding scale keratin-like, with product MSCYDLCPPKTSVAVPQPIAESCNELCARQCPDSTAFIQPPPVVVTFPGPILSSFPQQAVVGSSGAPAFGGSLGLGGLYGAGATLGSGGLCTFGRPYASPACSPCVLPRYGKKLWDTCGPC from the coding sequence ATGTCTTGCTACGACCTGTGCCCACCAAAAACCAGCGTCGCCGTCCCCCAGCCCATCGCCGAGAGCTGCAACGAGCTGTGCGCCCGCCAGTGCCCCGACTCGACGGCCTTCATCCAGCCGCCCCCCGTCGTCGTCACCTtccccggccccatcctcagctccttcccccagcaagCCGTGGTGGGCTCCTCCGGAGCCCCCGCCTTtgggggctccctggggctggggggcctCTACGGTGCTGGGGCCACGCTGGGCTCGGGCGGCCTCTGCACCTTTGGCAGACCCTACGCTTCTCCCGCCTGCAGCCCTTGCGTCTTGCCCCGCTACGGCAAGAAGCTCTGGGACACCTGTGGGCCCTGCTag